In Patagioenas fasciata isolate bPatFas1 chromosome 18, bPatFas1.hap1, whole genome shotgun sequence, a genomic segment contains:
- the GRIN2C gene encoding glutamate receptor ionotropic, NMDA 2C — protein MGRAPAHALLLSMVLGCSAAFTDLLLPGPEEPVVNVAVVFGGTSYPLHIRTRLSPQSFLDMPLEIHPITVIVNNTNPSTLLTQICDILASHKIHGIVFEDNVGTEAVAQILDFISSQTQVPVISISGGSAVVLTPKEPGSAFLQLGVSIEQQIQVIFKVLEEYDWGSFAVITSLYPGYNIFLDVIRSFTDASYFGWELQEVLTFEMSQERSSSRTQRLLRQIDAQVLIVYCSREEAEYLFAMAEQAGLVGPGYVWIVPSLTVGNMEVPPTSFPVGLISVVTESWKLSLRQKVRDGVAIIAMGAASFFRAHGYLPEVGRDCWTPAGTTATNTSFYRHLLNVTWEHRDFSFNEGGYLVRPTMVVISLNQHRLWEMVGKWEKGIIHMKYPVWPRYGSFLQPVADNRHLTVATLEERPFVIVENTDPSTGVCVRNTVPCRKQTNSSQSDGLVDPYTKLCCKGFCIDILKKLAKTVKFSYDLYLVTNGKHGKIVRGVWNGMIGEVYYKRADMAIGSLTINEERSEIVDFSVPFVETGISVMVARSNGTVSPSAFLEPYSPAVWVMMFVMCLTVVAVTVFVFEYFSPVGYNQNLTSGKRPGGPTFTIGKSVWLLWALVFNNSVPIENPKGTTSKIMVLIWAFFAVIFLASYTANLAAFMIQEQYIDTVSGLSDRKFQKPQEQYPPFRFGTVPNGSTERNIRSNYPDMHTHMVKYNQRSVEDALTSLKMGKLDAFIYDAAVLNYMAGKDEGCKLVTIGSGKVFATTGYGIALQKDSRWKRAIDLALLQFLGDGETQKLETVWLSGICQNEKNEVMSSKLDIDNMAGVFYMLLVAMGLSLLVFAWEHLVYWKLRHSVPKSHKLDFLLAISRGIYSCFSGVQTLASPRRAPTPDVTASSAQANVLKMLQTAKEMVTTASVGGSLEQATRTIEDWSNRSERLQTTFSLRTPQLVVQNSTGAHRAPSSSRDPPERLGRAKGSLGLPLPQPIPVDSRLPGEEKWRGANQHVPRLLHPLKFRGGCAGDEAVPRFPHLLVKTSPGGDFEEQVLMGNHIGAPLPPPTSPRDLPPPDIYREHKWPMGRGDQLQNSPLLQGDGGHGGSGMLPRLLSAAEKRREVGSLFLPPSCPRGAFPKTTRTCRAGDEPARPEAAVMEREKPNRRARAPGEQGDKQRPGWLRRCGAAHPPARADVPDLFPEAEAGHGCGPRCPQAAGRLAPRSPVARLPSYREACRQNPRGTSTMPPYACMDSYPNLPLYLGHLSRGSPPPRLHPGVPAGCGRVTGHWDSGCRDCGRRGEPALLRAAGTERRDPLVARGVTSPCAGGSWRRVSSLESEV, from the exons ATGGGCAGAGCGCCGGCGCACGCTCTGCTACTGTCGATGGTGCTGGGCTGCTCGGCTGCCTTCACGGACCTCCTGCTGCCGGGCCCCGAGGAGCCGGTGGTCAACGTGGCCGTGGTGTTTGGGGGCACATCCTACCCCCTGCACATCCGCACCCGCCTGAGCCCCCAGAGCTTCTTGGACATGCCCCTGGAGATCCACCCCATCACCGTCATCGTCAACAACAccaaccccagcaccctcctcACCCAGATCTGCGACATCCTCGCCAGCCACAAGATCCACGGCATCGTCTTCGAGGATAACGTCGGCACGGAGGCCGTGGCACAGATCCTGGACTTCATCTCCTCCCAGACCCAGGTCCCCGTCATCAGCATCAGTGGGGGGTCTGCTGTGGTCCTGACCCCCAAG GAGCCTGGCTCGGCTTTCCTGCAGCTGGGCGTCTCCATCGAGCAGCAAATCCAGGTGATCTTCAAGGTGTTGGAGGAATACGACTGGGGCTCGTTTGCTGTCATCACCAGCCTCTACCCGGGCTACAACATCTTCCTGGACGTCATCAGGTCCTTCACGGACGCCAGCTACTttggctgggagctgcaggaggtgCTCACCTTTGAGATGAGCCAGGAGCGGAGCAGCTCCAGGACACAGCGGCTCCTGCGGCAGATCGATGCCCAGGTCCTCATCGTCTACTGCTCACGAGAGGAGGCCGAGTACCTCTTCGCCATGGCGGAGCAAGCTGGACTCGTGGGGCCAGGCTACGTCTGGATCGTGCCCAGCCTGACGGTGGGCAACATGGAGGTACCACCCACCTCCTTCCCTGTTGGCCTCATCAGCGTCGTGACAGAGAGCTGGAAGCTGAGCCTGCGGCAGAAGGTGCGGGATGGGGTGGCCATCATTGCCATGGGGGCGGCCAGCTTCTTCCGGGCCCACGGCTACCTCCCAGAGGTGGGACGGGACTGCTGGACCCCTGCTGGGACCACCGCCACCAACACCAGCTTCTACAG gcacctcCTCAACGTGACGTGGGAGCACAGGGACTTCTCCTTCAATGAAGGTGGCTACCTGGTCAGGCCCACCATGGTGGTGATCTCGCTCAACCAGCACCGGCTCTGGGAGATG GTGGGCAAGTGGGAGAAAGGCATCATCCACATGAAGTACCCGGTATGGCCCCGCTACggctccttcctgcagcccgtgGCCGATAACCGCCACCTGACGGTGGCCACGCTGGAGGAGAGACCCTTCGTCATCGTGGAGAACACGGACCCCAGCACCGGGGTCTGCGTGCGCAACACCGTGCCCTGCCGCAAGCAGACCAACTCCTCGCAGAG TGATGGTCTTGTGGATCCCTACACCAAGCTGTGCTGCAAGGGCTTCTGCATCGACATCCTGAAGAAGCTGGCCAAGACAGTGAAGTTCTCTTATGACCTTTACCTGGTGACCAACGGCAAACATGGCAAGATTGTCCGTGGGGTCTGGAACGGCATGATTGGTGAG GTGTACTACAAGCGTGCGGACATGGCCATCGGCTCCCTCACCATCAACGAGGAGCGCTCCGAGATCGTGGACTTCTCCGTGCCCTTCGTGGAGACGGGCATCAGCGTCATGGTGGCCAGGAGCAACGGCACCGTCTCCCCCTCCGCCTTCCTGG AGCCCTACAGCCCAGCCGTGTGGGTCATGATGTTCGTGATGTGCCTCACCGTGGTGGCTGTCACCGTCTTCGTGTTTGAGTATTTCAGCCCCGTCGGCTACAACCAGAACCTCACCAGCGGCAAGA gGCCGGGAGGTCCCACCTTTACCATCGGCAAGTCGGTGTGGCTGCTGTGGGCTCTGGTCTTCAACAACTCGGTGCCCATCGAGAACCCCAAGGGCACCACCAGCAAGATCATGGTGCTCATCTGGGCCTTCTTCGCTGTCATCTTCCTCGCCAGCTACACTGCCAACCTGGCCGCCTTCATGATCCAGGAGCAGTACATCGACACCGTGTCGGGGCTGAGCGACAGGAAG TTTCAGAAGCCGCAGGAGCAGTACCCCCCGTTCCGCTTTGGCACTGTCCCCAACGGCAGCACTGAGAGGAACATCCGCAGCAACTACCCCGACATGCACACCCACATGGTGAAGTACAACCAGCGCTCCGTGGAGGATGCTCTCACCAGCCTCAAAATGGG GAAACTGGACGCCTTTATCTACGACGCTGCCGTGCTCAACTACATGGCGGGCAAGGACGAGGGCTGCAAGCTGGTGACCATTGGCAGTGGGAAGGTGTTTGCCACCACGGGCTACGGCATCGCCCTGCAGAAGGACTCGCGTTGGAAACGGGCCATCGACCTGGCCCTGCTCCAGTTCCTGGGGGACG GTGAGACCCAGAAGCTGGAGACGGTTTGGCTGTCAGGGATCTGCCAGAACGAGAAGAACGAGGTGATGAGCAGCAAGCTGGACATTGACAACATGGCCGGGGTTTTCTACATGCTgctggtggccatggggctgAGCCTGCTGGTCTTCGCCTGGGAGCACCTCGTCTACTGGAAGCTGCGTCACTCTGTCCCCAAGTCCCACAAGCTTGACTTTCTCCTGGCCATCAGCAGG GGCATCTACAGCTGCTTCAGCGGGGTGCAGACCCTGGCCAGCCCCAGGCGAGCGCCCACTCCCGACGTCACCGCCAGCTCGGCCCAAGCCAACGTGCTGAAGATGCTGCAGACGGCCAAGGAGATGGTGACAACAGCCAGCGTGGGGGGGTCGCTGGAGCAAGCCACCCGCACCATCGAGGACTGGAGCAACCGCAGCGAGCGCCTCCAGACCACCTTCTCCCTCAGGACACCCCAGCTGGTGGTACAGAACAGCACTGGTGCCCACCGGGCCCCCTCCTCCAGCCGGGACCCCCCCGAGAGGCTGGGGAGAGCCAAGGGTTCCCTGGGGCtgccgctgccccagcccatccccgTGGACTCCCGGCTGCCTGGGGAGGAGAAGTGGAGAGGGGCGAACCAGCACGTCCCGCGCCTCCTGCACCCTCTGAAGTTTCGGGGTGGCTGTGCAGGGGATGAAGCTGTCCCGCGTTTTCCCCACCTCCTGGTGAAGACCTCTCCGGGAGGGGATTTTGAGGAGCAAGTACTGATGGGGAACCATATTGGGGCTCCTCtcccgccccccacgtcccccagagACCTCCCGCCACCGGACATCTACAGGGAGCACAAGTGGCCGATGGGGCGAGGGGACCAGCTGCAAAACTCCCCCCTCCTccagggggatgggggacatggtggcTCGGGAATGCTGCCCCGGCTGCTCTCGGCAGCAGAGAAGAGGCGGGAGGTGGGCAGCCTCTTCCTGCCGCCATCCTGCCCGCGTGGCGCCTTCCCCAAAACCACCAGGACTTGCAGAGCCGGGGATGAGCCAGCCCGGCCAGAGGCTGCAGTGATGGAGCGGGAGAAGCCGAACCGGCGGGCGAGGGCACCGGGGGAGCAGGGTGACAAGCAGCGTCCTGGGTGGCTGCGACGCTGTGGTGCTGCCCACCCCCCGGCTCGTGCCGATGTGCCCGACCTCTTCCCCGAAGCCGAGGCCGGTCACGGCTgcggtccccgctgtccccaggctgctggcCGGCTGGCACCACGCTCGCCCGTGGCCAGGCTACCGTCATACCGGGAGGCTTGTCGGCAAAACCCCCGTGGCACCAGCACCATGCCACCATATGCTTGCATGGACTCGTACCCCAACCTGCCCCTCTACCTGGGGCACCTCTCACGGGGGTCCCCGCCACCAAGGCTGCACCCTGGGGT